In one Natronoarchaeum mannanilyticum genomic region, the following are encoded:
- a CDS encoding pilin, producing MSTTPSTPTIDNSSTEPSSIDETANSMTKERTKAALARVPPQVLSLTSGLAFLVVAVGPAAAQSQVGDVYCDTGVATGIDLVFGAVAGLGLPATSFYTGKAGLSYMRAGGNPEKKNEAKERLVMAGIGFGIVTLALVSPELIDKIGSQMGFGFSDCVKPF from the coding sequence ATGAGCACTACACCATCTACCCCTACGATTGATAATTCGTCAACTGAACCTAGCTCCATTGACGAAACTGCGAATTCGATGACAAAAGAACGGACCAAAGCAGCACTTGCACGCGTACCACCTCAGGTACTCTCACTTACATCGGGGCTCGCGTTCCTCGTTGTCGCTGTCGGCCCTGCAGCTGCACAGAGCCAAGTCGGCGACGTGTACTGCGATACCGGCGTCGCAACTGGGATCGACCTCGTGTTTGGCGCCGTCGCTGGACTCGGACTCCCTGCAACCAGTTTCTATACGGGGAAAGCTGGGCTCTCGTATATGCGAGCCGGCGGCAATCCCGAGAAGAAGAATGAGGCGAAGGAGAGACTCGTCATGGCCGGCATCGGCTTCGGGATCGTCACCCTTGCGCTCGTATCGCCCGAACTCATCGACAAGATTGGTAGTCAGATGGGCTTTGGCTTCTCAGATTGCGTGAAGCCATTCTAA
- a CDS encoding ATP-binding protein, with translation MNVILQQPATVLVVSTNTNYVNQIREALSKSTTGKVVHESSADEALTFITDEESVGCVIADETVADITSFRAALADTDRYLPFIFCSSTSKENLMRELTRNGPTTILSTLSNDKSLREIVDESLTTYHKDRITAEESDMLQTMMSEMNVPIFVKDSEGRHLRMTNVPGGVDEDVVIGKTDLEVYSYDYEAAEEFYADDMRVINDDIAIRQKDESSGPQGSKHYARASKVPWPDKDGSNKGLLGISVDITDLKKRAKRADQLEDRLEQFASYVSHDLQNPLNVASGYTQIAKEGDTEALDTVEEALNRIEEMLNDLDYLARQPPENGGAESVEIPIIIRRICSFISTREAEIEIEMPETARAQTSVEELRPLLENLIRNAIVHGGDQVTVRVGTLDDGFYVSDDGVGIPPSKRKKVLQRGYTTAEDGSGTGLAIVSEIVERNGWTLNITESEEGGARFEIHDALVVPDPVIQYTPGESIELDEFTSVPDAEITGGIERDGSNWTLTSGRDIEQQGRGFSFAYTEVSGPVRIQARIQSVEHVNDFSNAGLMIRGGLKMDDSFGFVGHTVGQGVELLYRHNPDNEPYQTFLNHEQPYQWFRLDRIGETLTCSVSVSGDDWKPLDQRRIAFDDPVFVGIMVNSVVPGEPCKAVFSNVEAIDLR, from the coding sequence ATGAACGTCATACTCCAACAACCAGCAACTGTACTCGTGGTCTCGACGAATACCAACTACGTCAACCAGATCAGAGAGGCGCTCTCCAAGAGTACTACCGGGAAAGTAGTTCATGAATCCTCAGCTGATGAGGCGCTTACTTTCATCACCGACGAGGAGTCGGTCGGTTGCGTCATCGCTGACGAAACAGTGGCCGACATTACGTCATTTCGAGCCGCGCTAGCTGATACTGATAGATACCTTCCCTTCATTTTCTGTTCGTCAACCTCTAAAGAGAATCTGATGCGGGAATTGACACGAAATGGACCGACTACGATCCTTTCAACACTATCCAACGACAAGTCGCTTCGCGAGATCGTTGATGAGTCGCTCACTACGTACCACAAGGATCGAATTACCGCTGAAGAGAGCGATATGCTTCAGACGATGATGTCGGAGATGAATGTGCCAATTTTTGTCAAGGACTCAGAGGGCCGTCATCTCCGAATGACGAACGTACCTGGTGGGGTCGACGAAGACGTTGTGATTGGCAAAACGGACCTTGAAGTGTACAGCTATGACTATGAAGCGGCTGAAGAGTTCTATGCAGACGATATGCGCGTCATCAACGACGATATCGCAATTCGGCAAAAAGACGAGTCATCGGGTCCTCAGGGAAGCAAACACTATGCTAGAGCCAGCAAAGTTCCCTGGCCCGACAAGGATGGTTCGAACAAAGGATTACTCGGGATTTCGGTTGACATTACTGACCTAAAGAAGAGGGCCAAACGAGCCGACCAATTGGAAGATCGCCTCGAACAATTTGCGAGCTATGTCAGTCACGATCTCCAGAACCCGCTCAACGTTGCTAGCGGTTACACCCAGATTGCGAAGGAAGGCGATACGGAGGCGCTTGATACTGTAGAGGAGGCGCTTAACCGTATCGAAGAGATGCTCAATGATTTGGACTACCTCGCACGGCAGCCACCAGAAAACGGGGGGGCGGAATCAGTAGAAATTCCGATCATTATCAGACGGATCTGTTCGTTCATCTCGACCCGTGAGGCCGAGATTGAGATTGAGATGCCTGAGACAGCGAGAGCTCAGACTTCCGTCGAGGAACTGCGACCGCTTCTTGAGAATTTAATTCGCAACGCCATAGTTCACGGTGGGGATCAGGTCACTGTGCGAGTCGGTACACTTGACGACGGATTCTACGTTTCCGATGATGGTGTAGGAATTCCACCTAGTAAGCGGAAGAAGGTCCTCCAACGTGGCTATACGACTGCCGAAGACGGGTCCGGTACTGGGTTAGCAATTGTCTCAGAGATCGTAGAGCGAAATGGCTGGACGCTGAACATTACTGAGAGTGAAGAGGGAGGTGCTCGCTTCGAGATTCACGACGCACTCGTAGTTCCTGATCCCGTCATCCAGTACACTCCTGGCGAGTCCATTGAACTTGACGAGTTCACATCCGTGCCAGATGCCGAGATCACAGGTGGTATCGAACGAGACGGATCAAATTGGACTCTGACGAGTGGTAGAGACATCGAGCAGCAAGGCCGAGGCTTCTCATTTGCGTACACAGAGGTTTCTGGCCCAGTACGGATACAAGCGAGAATTCAGTCAGTTGAGCACGTTAATGACTTCAGTAACGCTGGTCTCATGATAAGAGGCGGACTCAAGATGGACGACTCATTCGGCTTCGTGGGCCACACTGTCGGTCAAGGGGTTGAATTACTCTACCGTCACAACCCTGACAACGAACCATATCAAACCTTCCTCAATCACGAACAGCCGTATCAGTGGTTCCGGCTGGATAGAATCGGGGAGACGCTTACGTGCTCAGTCTCAGTGAGTGGGGATGACTGGAAACCACTTGACCAGCGTAGGATCGCTTTTGACGATCCAGTATTTGTGGGAATCATGGTGAATAGCGTCGTTCCGGGGGAACCATGCAAAGCAGTGTTCTCCAATGTTGAGGCGATTGATCTGAGATAG
- a CDS encoding methyl-accepting chemotaxis protein, translated as MTADSPPSDTKSGSSTQSSGIAARIVPDFIRKRYVLKFAVAFAFVMLIIGCVGAIGYSQTQGTVEQNTENQLTSTAKLQADSMGEWVEGMRRQTILLSEGEAVQDGNAESIDAYVSTKKSSVSLEMKNIHYVDASDGSVVASTREGYDGRELSNVSAPWGQQSFYDQLSRHSSVAITNSSYYSGAFSGRVIAFASPVRSQEDGYIVTVGRAEQRVQGLYQPIEGGETVIINGNNEQVLSNGSADQAYTSVESDGDETTAQFERRNDEVIAYTEVPGTDWTVITSTPTSQAFAVRNEVGLNILAMLAVALLGLALTGVVLGRHTVVPIQRLQRKTAEMENGNLDIDLATDRDDEIGHLFAGFKNMRDALREQISEARKAREDAEAARAETEQMNEHLETKANEYRSIMDDAAAGDLTVRMDPESKNDAMSQIGRTFNEMLGEIEATTEQLKNFAGEVATASEQVTASSEEVRSASEQVTESIQEISDGAERQNDSLLTVSSEMDGLSTTTEQIAASSNEVADLAERTAQTGQEGREAAQQAIEGMNSIKAESEGTVTEIEQLQEEVAQIDELLEFITEMANQTNMLALNANIEASRSANGEDSGFGAVAEEVKELATDTKDAAEDIEARLEQIKNQTDTTTTEVRKTSNEIAEHTDSVLEAADALEEIAGYAQETNTGVQEISAATQQQAAATQQVVAMVDEAATISEETTTEAENVAAAAEEQTTALTEVSRSASDLATQASQLSEALDRFDTDAHDRKPSQQLTSKQTEEKVTLNRDNTENRTDSTSADVEGETRQSAEEHDAFSFAESPTKSRQSDKKED; from the coding sequence ATGACAGCAGATAGTCCGCCCAGCGACACGAAAAGCGGTAGCTCTACTCAGAGCTCAGGGATTGCAGCCAGAATTGTTCCGGATTTCATACGGAAACGGTACGTGCTGAAATTCGCCGTAGCGTTCGCATTTGTCATGCTCATAATTGGATGCGTCGGCGCTATCGGATACAGCCAAACGCAGGGAACCGTTGAGCAGAATACCGAAAACCAACTCACCTCAACCGCGAAACTCCAAGCCGACTCAATGGGTGAGTGGGTTGAAGGGATGCGTCGTCAAACCATTCTCTTGTCGGAAGGAGAGGCGGTTCAGGATGGCAACGCTGAATCGATCGACGCATATGTTTCGACAAAGAAAAGTTCTGTATCTTTGGAGATGAAAAATATACACTACGTCGACGCCAGCGATGGCTCCGTAGTGGCCAGTACACGCGAGGGATATGATGGTAGAGAGTTATCGAATGTTTCGGCGCCGTGGGGTCAACAATCATTTTACGACCAATTATCAAGGCACAGCTCGGTAGCGATCACAAATTCGTCATACTACTCTGGCGCGTTTAGCGGTCGTGTCATCGCATTCGCCAGTCCAGTCCGTAGTCAAGAAGACGGGTACATCGTTACGGTGGGACGAGCAGAACAGCGTGTCCAGGGGCTTTACCAGCCGATTGAGGGCGGAGAGACGGTGATCATCAACGGTAATAACGAACAGGTTCTCAGTAATGGATCTGCAGATCAGGCATACACATCTGTCGAATCAGATGGTGACGAAACAACCGCTCAATTCGAACGACGTAACGACGAGGTCATTGCATACACCGAGGTGCCTGGAACTGACTGGACCGTAATCACGAGTACACCAACATCTCAGGCCTTCGCCGTTCGAAACGAAGTGGGCCTGAACATACTCGCGATGCTCGCGGTGGCGCTGCTCGGGTTAGCACTAACTGGCGTTGTCCTGGGTCGGCACACTGTAGTTCCGATTCAGCGACTACAGCGAAAAACGGCAGAGATGGAGAACGGGAACCTCGATATCGATCTTGCAACAGACAGAGACGACGAAATCGGCCATCTATTTGCAGGGTTCAAGAATATGCGCGATGCGTTGCGAGAGCAAATCAGTGAGGCCCGTAAGGCTCGCGAGGATGCCGAAGCAGCACGAGCCGAAACGGAACAGATGAATGAACATCTCGAAACGAAAGCTAACGAGTATCGCTCCATCATGGATGACGCTGCAGCCGGAGATCTGACCGTGCGGATGGACCCAGAGAGCAAGAACGATGCGATGAGCCAGATCGGTCGCACGTTCAACGAGATGCTCGGCGAGATTGAAGCCACCACCGAACAGCTCAAGAACTTTGCCGGGGAGGTCGCAACAGCCTCCGAGCAGGTAACTGCCTCCAGCGAGGAGGTCCGGTCGGCCAGCGAGCAGGTGACCGAGTCGATCCAAGAAATCTCGGACGGCGCAGAGCGCCAGAACGATTCACTCCTGACGGTATCCAGTGAGATGGACGGGCTCTCGACGACGACCGAACAGATCGCCGCCTCTTCGAACGAAGTCGCTGACCTCGCCGAGCGGACTGCCCAAACGGGACAGGAAGGTCGCGAGGCCGCCCAGCAGGCGATCGAGGGGATGAACTCGATTAAGGCCGAGAGCGAAGGTACTGTTACCGAAATCGAACAGCTCCAAGAAGAGGTCGCCCAGATCGACGAACTCCTAGAGTTCATCACTGAGATGGCTAACCAGACGAACATGCTGGCACTCAACGCCAATATCGAAGCGTCGCGTTCCGCTAACGGTGAAGACAGCGGATTCGGCGCAGTCGCAGAGGAAGTCAAGGAACTGGCCACTGACACGAAAGACGCTGCTGAGGACATCGAAGCCCGGCTCGAACAGATCAAGAACCAGACCGATACCACCACAACGGAGGTGCGCAAGACGTCCAACGAGATTGCCGAACATACAGACTCGGTACTCGAAGCAGCAGACGCACTTGAGGAGATTGCTGGTTACGCTCAGGAGACCAATACCGGCGTTCAGGAAATTAGCGCAGCAACCCAACAGCAAGCTGCTGCCACTCAACAAGTCGTGGCGATGGTTGACGAAGCCGCGACGATCAGCGAAGAGACCACGACCGAAGCTGAGAACGTCGCCGCCGCCGCTGAAGAACAGACCACGGCACTCACCGAAGTGTCGCGCTCTGCATCCGACTTGGCTACTCAGGCGTCCCAGCTCTCTGAAGCGCTTGATCGCTTCGATACCGACGCTCACGACAGAAAGCCGTCCCAGCAACTCACCTCCAAACAGACAGAGGAGAAGGTAACGCTCAATCGGGACAATACGGAAAATCGTACAGATAGCACTTCCGCTGACGTGGAAGGTGAGACTCGACAGTCAGCTGAAGAGCACGACGCGTTCTCGTTCGCTGAGTCGCCCACTAAATCGAGGCAATCGGACAAAAAGGAGGACTGA
- a CDS encoding AGE family epimerase/isomerase, whose protein sequence is MPDVATLKDEYLSSLEKTLTDNVLDFWFPRSIDEEHGGFITSYDEVGEFAGNGNKQVVTQARMVWLTARLAREGYGEEYREIADHGFAFLINEMWDDTNGGFVWEVRRDGTTSKPNKHLYGQSFGLYALSEYYRATSDDKAADYAHKLVDLMDEHAKDGDHGGYVEYFTPDWKPITEGQTYLENIEPDWSPKESGDSVLDPTLKLMNTHLHLMEAFTTYYEAFDNERGRKRLHELLDILTNTVYRKKRGFCTDKYDPDWAPKLDDEEFQIVSYGHDLENVWLVMEAADALDHSQDLYREFFETLWDYSLEYGYDEEHGGFYFYGGFDEPASFRVKAWWVQAECMTSALRTYECTGDDRYLDVFADTWDFLDEYQIDREHGEWHSGVDENLEPVGRKGAVYKAAYHNGRALLECIAALKRL, encoded by the coding sequence ATGCCAGATGTAGCCACGCTTAAAGACGAGTATCTTTCGTCACTCGAAAAGACGCTGACGGACAACGTCCTCGATTTCTGGTTCCCCCGCAGTATCGACGAAGAACACGGTGGGTTCATCACCAGTTACGACGAGGTCGGCGAGTTTGCAGGTAACGGAAATAAGCAGGTCGTCACGCAGGCGCGTATGGTCTGGTTGACGGCGCGGCTCGCCCGCGAAGGGTACGGCGAGGAGTACCGCGAGATCGCCGATCACGGCTTCGCGTTTCTGATCAACGAGATGTGGGATGACACCAACGGAGGATTCGTGTGGGAAGTCCGGCGCGACGGGACTACATCCAAACCCAACAAACACCTGTACGGTCAGTCGTTTGGACTCTATGCCCTCTCCGAGTACTACCGTGCAACTAGTGATGACAAGGCTGCTGACTACGCCCACAAACTCGTCGATCTGATGGATGAACACGCCAAAGACGGTGATCACGGGGGGTATGTCGAGTACTTCACGCCCGACTGGAAGCCGATTACAGAGGGGCAGACGTATCTTGAAAACATCGAGCCGGACTGGTCACCGAAGGAATCGGGCGACAGCGTCCTTGATCCGACGCTGAAGCTGATGAACACACACCTCCATCTCATGGAGGCGTTCACCACGTACTATGAGGCCTTCGACAACGAGCGCGGGCGTAAGCGCTTGCACGAACTGCTCGACATTCTCACCAACACGGTCTACCGAAAGAAGCGCGGCTTCTGTACTGACAAGTACGATCCCGACTGGGCCCCGAAACTTGACGACGAAGAGTTCCAGATCGTTTCGTACGGACACGATCTGGAGAATGTCTGGCTCGTCATGGAGGCTGCCGACGCACTCGACCACTCACAGGACTTGTACCGCGAATTCTTCGAGACGCTGTGGGACTACTCACTCGAATATGGGTACGACGAGGAGCACGGCGGGTTTTACTTCTACGGCGGCTTCGACGAGCCCGCGAGCTTCCGCGTCAAAGCTTGGTGGGTGCAGGCAGAGTGTATGACCAGCGCTCTACGAACCTATGAATGCACCGGGGATGACCGGTATCTCGATGTCTTCGCTGATACGTGGGATTTCCTTGACGAGTACCAGATTGACCGCGAACACGGCGAGTGGCACTCTGGCGTCGACGAGAACCTTGAACCCGTCGGCCGTAAAGGAGCAGTCTACAAGGCGGCGTACCACAACGGTCGGGCGCTTCTCGAGTGTATAGCGGCCCTAAAACGGCTGTAG
- a CDS encoding Gfo/Idh/MocA family oxidoreductase: protein MSSHTVAVIGTGPDPDNPTVDGFAMGYRHAEAFEFDDRCELIGCADIVKENRLAFADTFGLSTENAFEDYEAMLSALEPDIVSVAVPPAIHRAIVVECAKSGVVDAIHCEKPMANTWEDARQMAQECWRHDVQLTLNRQRRFGRPFTEAKRLLEEGKIGSLQRVEIGWGDFFDTGAHTVDLAGMFNDDHAAEWVLAGLDYREEDRRFGAHQENQIWAQWRYENGVYGVISTGEGSDFTDAAIVLRGTEGIIRIDKTDGPMLELEHGGDRRSVDVNGETMHATNDESDDRYGSHFHDRAVSAVIDGVESGEEPSISARIGLTTAEILFAGYESVRRRGRIDLPLDVTDNPLESMVDSGALSPSPPAVDEE from the coding sequence ATGAGTAGTCATACAGTCGCAGTCATCGGAACCGGTCCCGATCCAGACAACCCGACCGTGGATGGATTTGCAATGGGCTATCGTCACGCCGAAGCTTTCGAATTCGACGATCGCTGCGAGCTCATCGGTTGCGCGGACATCGTCAAAGAGAACCGTCTCGCGTTCGCCGATACGTTCGGACTGTCGACGGAGAACGCCTTCGAGGATTACGAGGCGATGCTCTCCGCGCTCGAACCGGATATCGTGAGTGTCGCGGTTCCGCCGGCAATCCACAGAGCTATCGTCGTAGAGTGTGCCAAAAGCGGCGTCGTCGACGCCATCCACTGTGAGAAGCCGATGGCGAACACATGGGAAGACGCTCGGCAAATGGCCCAAGAATGTTGGCGACACGATGTGCAGTTGACGCTGAACCGCCAGCGTCGGTTCGGGCGACCGTTCACCGAGGCCAAACGCCTGCTCGAGGAGGGGAAGATCGGCTCGCTCCAGCGAGTAGAGATCGGATGGGGCGACTTCTTTGATACCGGTGCCCACACAGTTGACCTCGCTGGGATGTTTAACGATGACCACGCCGCAGAGTGGGTGCTTGCGGGACTTGATTACCGCGAGGAGGATCGCCGGTTCGGCGCTCACCAAGAGAATCAGATATGGGCACAGTGGCGATACGAGAACGGCGTATACGGCGTTATTTCGACCGGTGAAGGGAGTGATTTCACCGACGCGGCTATTGTACTCCGCGGGACGGAAGGAATCATTCGTATCGACAAGACGGACGGCCCGATGCTGGAACTTGAGCACGGCGGTGATCGGCGATCGGTTGACGTGAACGGGGAGACCATGCACGCAACGAACGACGAAAGTGACGATCGCTATGGGTCACACTTTCATGATCGTGCGGTCAGTGCGGTAATCGATGGAGTGGAGTCGGGAGAGGAGCCGTCTATCAGCGCGCGAATCGGACTGACCACGGCCGAAATACTGTTTGCCGGCTATGAGTCCGTCCGGCGCCGTGGGCGCATCGATCTCCCGCTTGACGTCACAGACAATCCGCTGGAGTCGATGGTTGACTCGGGGGCACTTTCTCCGTCACCGCCGGCAGTCGACGAGGAGTAG
- a CDS encoding SGNH/GDSL hydrolase family protein: MTGDAFPSVSLHNVAATKAADWADDGRQLHRIPESVATAVNVEARDRFCHPSGCELRFVPKGDEATVSVTLSAASETVVRPFWGGFQGADTYELGPAPRTLEFSTPDSIEHLKSDITAMGAFDPRVCRLRFDAWAPVAVHDVSGRCRPPDETELPTLRYLAYGTSITEGASATGCHLTYVSQTARKLGADAVNLGVAGSAFCEPAVADHIAHRDDWDVATLSLSVNMANRGFTAEQFRERVTEFVNAVAASVTDRPIACVTLFPYHADALQDGDARRAEDFRAAVRKTTESTPDNVILVEGANLMDATGLTTDLLHPGDAGMSSIAGGIAEKLAMRLSDQELQNH; encoded by the coding sequence ATGACCGGTGACGCATTTCCATCTGTCAGTCTTCACAACGTCGCAGCCACGAAGGCAGCCGACTGGGCGGATGACGGGCGTCAGCTCCACCGTATTCCCGAGTCGGTTGCCACCGCCGTCAACGTCGAGGCCCGCGATCGATTCTGTCATCCATCTGGGTGCGAACTTCGGTTTGTTCCCAAGGGAGATGAAGCGACAGTGTCGGTAACACTGTCGGCAGCATCCGAAACCGTCGTTCGTCCGTTTTGGGGTGGCTTCCAAGGAGCGGATACATACGAACTGGGTCCAGCTCCCAGAACGTTAGAGTTCTCGACGCCTGATTCTATCGAGCATCTCAAGTCAGATATCACTGCGATGGGCGCGTTCGATCCCCGCGTATGTCGTCTTCGGTTCGACGCATGGGCGCCGGTTGCAGTCCACGATGTCTCCGGACGCTGTCGCCCGCCGGACGAAACCGAATTGCCGACGCTCCGATATCTGGCGTACGGAACATCGATCACCGAGGGTGCATCGGCGACGGGCTGTCACCTCACGTACGTCTCACAGACAGCGCGTAAATTGGGTGCCGACGCAGTGAATCTCGGCGTTGCTGGGTCGGCGTTCTGTGAACCTGCGGTCGCCGATCACATCGCTCATAGGGATGACTGGGATGTCGCCACACTGTCGCTGTCGGTCAATATGGCAAACAGGGGATTCACGGCGGAACAGTTCAGAGAGCGCGTGACAGAGTTTGTGAACGCCGTTGCGGCCTCAGTAACTGACCGTCCGATTGCGTGCGTCACGCTTTTTCCTTACCATGCAGACGCGCTCCAAGACGGCGACGCCAGGAGGGCCGAAGACTTTCGAGCAGCCGTTCGGAAAACTACCGAAAGCACACCTGACAACGTAATACTGGTCGAAGGGGCCAACCTCATGGATGCCACCGGTCTAACCACTGATCTGCTTCATCCCGGTGACGCGGGAATGAGTTCGATCGCGGGTGGAATCGCCGAAAAATTAGCGATGAGATTGAGTGACCAGGAACTGCAGAACCATTGA
- a CDS encoding sugar phosphate isomerase/epimerase — MTSFGFQLYSLHAVDDQLPTVIKRVGETGFEGVEFAGLDDADIESVNTALDRSGLATAGAHVGLDEIEADIEDVAETYRNLGCEAVAVPWLDPEHFNSREAVKETGERLNDAATSLANYGLDLHYHNHDQEFTELDGSPALEHLLEVTDDVGLQLDLGWAGAAGYEPLSFVEAHADRIDLVHLKDYDAATGKTVEVGEGDLDIGKTVDLVRELEFDWLIYEAEEQPDSYETLKHAADIVEAHW; from the coding sequence ATGACGTCGTTTGGATTCCAGCTGTACAGCTTGCACGCAGTCGACGATCAGCTCCCGACCGTAATCAAACGCGTCGGCGAAACAGGATTCGAGGGTGTCGAGTTTGCCGGTCTCGACGACGCTGACATCGAGTCAGTGAATACCGCATTAGATCGAAGTGGATTGGCCACTGCGGGCGCCCACGTCGGCCTCGACGAGATCGAGGCCGACATCGAAGATGTTGCCGAAACATATCGCAATCTTGGCTGCGAAGCCGTTGCTGTGCCGTGGCTTGACCCGGAGCACTTCAACTCTCGGGAGGCCGTCAAGGAGACGGGCGAGCGGCTCAACGACGCTGCTACATCACTGGCGAACTACGGGCTTGATCTACACTACCATAACCACGATCAGGAGTTCACTGAATTAGACGGAAGTCCCGCGTTGGAACATCTGCTCGAAGTGACCGATGATGTCGGCCTCCAGTTGGATCTCGGGTGGGCCGGCGCAGCGGGGTACGAACCACTCTCCTTCGTAGAAGCGCACGCAGATCGGATCGACCTCGTACACCTGAAAGATTACGACGCCGCCACGGGCAAGACTGTCGAGGTCGGCGAGGGAGATCTAGATATCGGGAAGACTGTAGATTTGGTCAGGGAGCTAGAGTTCGATTGGCTCATCTACGAGGCCGAAGAGCAACCCGACTCCTACGAGACACTCAAGCACGCCGCAGACATCGTCGAAGCCCACTGGTAA
- a CDS encoding HEAT repeat domain-containing protein, whose amino-acid sequence MVDTNEGTAERLDTTSLKNAETDTLREALKAEDNQTRIRAAATCLTLAEENIDNVAPLIPVIVDRLDDERVAVLRDSATALAFVAESRPGLLEGSIGPLVDLLTHDIPIVRAAAAKPIGSLTIERTKWFVPHVEALLDVIEEEIVDPTQGTKLEPLEEPHLFEEQRSISAGERRRQFAARSVAANVLIEVSDTNSGALQDHIPRIVDHLDHDDDVVVGACADIIANVARTNPEAATSAVDPLCSLLDSQNDMVRARATRALGVLGEESAIAPLRGVATDENASQELRDLAADTISWLEQP is encoded by the coding sequence ATGGTAGATACTAACGAGGGGACAGCCGAGCGACTAGACACAACTTCGCTGAAAAACGCGGAGACTGACACCCTTCGCGAAGCACTGAAGGCGGAGGATAATCAGACCCGCATCCGGGCTGCGGCGACCTGTTTGACCCTTGCTGAAGAGAATATCGACAACGTTGCACCACTTATTCCCGTCATCGTCGACCGACTGGATGATGAGCGGGTAGCCGTCCTCAGAGACTCTGCAACTGCGCTCGCGTTCGTCGCCGAGTCGCGACCTGGATTACTGGAGGGATCCATCGGTCCGCTCGTGGACCTACTCACCCACGATATCCCGATAGTCCGAGCCGCTGCAGCAAAGCCGATTGGCTCGCTAACAATCGAGCGGACGAAGTGGTTCGTACCCCACGTAGAGGCACTACTCGACGTGATTGAGGAGGAAATAGTTGACCCGACGCAGGGCACTAAGTTAGAACCGCTCGAAGAACCCCATCTGTTCGAAGAACAGCGATCGATCAGCGCCGGAGAAAGACGTCGCCAGTTCGCGGCGAGATCCGTCGCAGCCAACGTACTGATCGAGGTCAGCGATACGAACAGCGGTGCTCTCCAAGACCACATCCCGCGGATCGTTGACCACCTTGATCATGACGACGATGTCGTCGTCGGAGCGTGTGCCGACATCATCGCTAATGTCGCTCGGACGAATCCTGAGGCGGCAACCTCCGCAGTAGATCCGCTTTGTTCCCTTCTCGATAGTCAAAACGACATGGTCCGAGCCCGCGCTACACGGGCTCTCGGCGTTCTCGGCGAGGAAAGTGCTATCGCACCTCTTCGTGGCGTCGCTACTGATGAAAATGCATCACAGGAGCTACGAGATCTCGCAGCCGATACGATTTCTTGGCTCGAACAGCCGTAG